One region of Oncorhynchus masou masou isolate Uvic2021 unplaced genomic scaffold, UVic_Omas_1.1 unplaced_scaffold_16415, whole genome shotgun sequence genomic DNA includes:
- the LOC135531553 gene encoding zinc finger protein 135-like has protein sequence MSKPARRHQCSQCGKSFNQKGHLNQHEKIHTGEKPYHCSQCGTGCNGLRDLKQHERIHTGEKPYLCSQCGKSFTLLCNLKTHERIHTGEKPYHCSQCGKSFNQKGHLKQHGRIHTWEKPYHCSQFGTGCNGLRDLKQHERIHTGEKPYLCSQCGKSFTLLCNLKTHERIHTGEKPYHCSQCGKSFNQKGHLKQHGRIHTWEKPYHCSQFGTGCNQLRDLKRPERLQKGEKPYHCSRCGKSFTTIGTLKIHERIHTGEKPYHCSQCGKSFTTLWSLKIHERMHTGEKPYHCSKCGKRFTHLSNQKKHERIHTGEKPYHCSQCGKRFSELGSLMAHERIHTGEKPYKCSDCGKTYYSSQSLKRHVRVHTGEKT, from the coding sequence ATGTCCAAACCAGCAAGACGACACcagtgctcccagtgtggaaagagttttaaccaGAAAGGACACCTGAACCAACATGAgaaaatacacacaggggagaagccttaccactgctcccagtgtggaacaGGTTGTAACGGGTTAAGGGACctgaaacaacatgagagaatacacacaggggagaagccttacctctgctcccagtgtggaaagagttttaccctgTTATGTaacctgaaaacacatgagagaatacacacaggggagaagccttaccactgctctcagtgtggaaagagttttaaccaGAAAGGACACCTGAAGCAACATGGGAGAATACACACatgggagaagccttaccactgttccCAGTTTGGAACAGGTTGTAACGGGTTAAGGGACctgaaacaacatgagagaatacacacaggggagaagccttacctctgctcccagtgtggaaagagttttaccctgTTATGTaacctgaaaacacatgagagaatacacacaggggagaagccttaccactgctctcagtgtggaaagagttttaaccaGAAAGGACACCTGAAGCAACATGGGAGAATACACACatgggagaagccttaccactgttccCAGTTTGGAACAGGTTGTAACCAGTTAAGGGACCTGAAACGACCTGAGAGATTACAGAAAGGTGAGAAGCCGTACCATTGCTCCcggtgtggaaagagttttacaacGATAGGGACACTGAAAATTCACgagagaatacatacaggagAAAAGCcgtaccactgctcccagtgtggaaagagttttacaacATTATGGAGCCTGAAAATACACGAGAGAATGCATACAGGAGAAAAGCCATACCACTGCTCCAAGTGTGGAAAGCGTTTTACCCACTTAAGTAATCAGAAAAAacacgagagaatacacacaggggagaagccttaccactgctcccagtgtggaaagagatttAGCGAGTTAGGAAGCCTGATGGCTCATGagcgaatacacacaggggagaagccttacaaATGCTCAGACTGTGGGAAGACATATTACTCATCACAGTCACTTAAAAGACACGTGagagtccacacaggggagaaaacATGA